In Salvelinus sp. IW2-2015 unplaced genomic scaffold, ASM291031v2 Un_scaffold659, whole genome shotgun sequence, the following proteins share a genomic window:
- the LOC112068721 gene encoding melanoregulin-like — translation MGAAFKRFCARFCCCCCISDDESEEEKEPLISPDTLEYFDREAKKRREQEQNLWSEPGDPSHSERDDDRILYNLIQNRNQTRRGSLAHRRLSVDIEGMRDLRREVRDKWKMILENLGFMAEAESLLTVSASASYDRMKNASASRTLLHTLHSETSIFNTREAPPERYLFILDRLIYLDAAEDFLAKARRFYPKRDTDDEDEDNPLAVNLPLLLARVNRTMNREGSDDEDKRLDEEDGSGREEDNF, via the exons ATGGGGGCTGCCTTCAAGAGGTTCTGTGCTCGgttctgttgctgctgctgcattAGCGATGATGAaagtgaggaggagaaggagcctTTAATCAG TCCTGACACTTTGGAGTACTTTGACCGCGAGGCGAAGAAGCGAAGGGAACAGGAACAGAACCTGTGGAGTGAGCCAGGCGACCCGAGCCACTCAGAGAGAGACGATGACCGGATCCTGTACAACCTCATCCAGAACAGGAACCAGACACGCAGGGGCTCGCTG GCGCACCGGCGTCTGAGTGTGGACATTGAGGGTATGAGAGATCTGCGTCGGGAGGTCAGGGACAAGTGGAAGATGATCCTGGAGAATTTAG GGTTCATGGCGGAGGCGGAGTCTCTGCTGACGGTGTCTGCCAGTGCGTCGTATGACCGTATGAAGAACGCCTCGGCGTCACGCACACTACTGCACACGCTCCACTCTGAGACGTCTATCTTCAACACCCGGGAGGCCCCACCTGAGAGATACCTCTTCATCCTG GATCGTCTCATATACCTGGATGCTGCTGAGGACTTCTTGGCGAAGGCTAGACGCTTCTACCCCAAGCGTGATActgatgatgaagatgaggacAACCCATTAGCAGTCAACCTGCCGTTGCTACTGGCCAGAGTGAACCGCACCATGAACAGAGAAGGGAGCGACGATGAGGACAAGAGGCTGGATGAGGAAGATGGGAGCGGAAGAGAGGAGGATAACTTCTAG